Part of the Paeniglutamicibacter sulfureus genome, TGGTCAGGGCAAGGCCGGCGAAGATGCCGCGGGGCAGCGTCTTGTTCGGGTTGGTGACCTCTTCGGCGCTGGTTGCCACGACGTCGAAGCCGACGAACGCGAAGAAGACCAGCGCGGCTCCGGCCAGCACACCCATCATGCCGTACTGTGCCGGAGCGGCACCCGTGGCAAAGGCGAAGAGCGACTGCTTGAGCACGTCGGTGGTGCCATCCCCCGTGGCCGGAATGGCTTCCGGGATGAACGGAGTGAAGTTCTCCGCCTTGATGTAGAACAGACCGGCGACGATGACAAAGAGCACGACGGCGATCTTGATGATGGTGAACACATTCCCGACCGTGGCTGACAGCTTGGTGCCCATGACGAGCAACAGCGTGAACAGCGCAACGATCAGCAATGGTCCCCAGCTCATGGTGACGATGCCTAGGTCAATGGTGGGTGAGAGGTGTACTCCCACGAGCTGGAAAACTTCGGTGAGGTAGATACCCCAATACTTGGCGATCACCGCAGTCGCCGTGAAAAGTTCGAGGATCAGGTTCCAACCGATGATCCACGCGACGAACTCGCCCATGGTGGCGTAGGAGAACACATAAGCCGAACCCGCGACGGGGATCGCCGTCGCGAATTCCGCGTAGCACATGATGGCCATGGCGCAGGTCAGTGCGGCGATCACGAATGACAGCGTGACTGCGGGACCGGAAAAGCTTGCTGCGGCCCGTGCGCCCACGGAGAAGATTCCGGCGCCCACCGACACTGCGACACCCATGATCATCAGATCCCAAGTGTTCAGGGACCGCTTGAGCTGTCGTCCCGGTTCCGCGGCGTCTGCCAGGAAACTCTCCACGGGTTTGGTACGAAAAAGGCTCACTGAATTCCTCGGCGGCAACGAAACGCGAAAACTAACCGGACAAGCGTAGCCGCGTCGCCAATACGCCCTGGCGAACCGATCGCCCCGGGTGCGTCCCTGCGCCGGGAATCAGAG contains:
- a CDS encoding amino acid permease; the protein is MSLFRTKPVESFLADAAEPGRQLKRSLNTWDLMIMGVAVSVGAGIFSVGARAAASFSGPAVTLSFVIAALTCAMAIMCYAEFATAIPVAGSAYVFSYATMGEFVAWIIGWNLILELFTATAVIAKYWGIYLTEVFQLVGVHLSPTIDLGIVTMSWGPLLIVALFTLLLVMGTKLSATVGNVFTIIKIAVVLFVIVAGLFYIKAENFTPFIPEAIPATGDGTTDVLKQSLFAFATGAAPAQYGMMGVLAGAALVFFAFVGFDVVATSAEEVTNPNKTLPRGIFAGLALTTLLYVGVSFALTGMVSYKDLAAVETPTLATAFSLVGNDGAASVIAVGSLIGLTTVVMVLLMGLSRVVLAISRDGLLPHSLSKTSAKRGTPVRITVICGSLVALVAGFTRVDVLEEMINIGTLSAFVMVSLGIIVLRRKRPDLKPAFRVPFGPVIPIVSALLCTYLMLNLAVETWIYFVVWLVLGVLIYFGYGRSHSRLDEKHADQVAAMEEIAEPELAAK